A single window of Tautonia marina DNA harbors:
- a CDS encoding efflux RND transporter permease subunit has protein sequence MQRPFTVMVAVVAVALGSLLAASRMPIDIFPNLNLPVVYVCQPYGGMDPAQMEGLLTNYYEYHFLYINGIHHVESKNVQGMAIMKLFFHPGTNMAQAMAETIGYVTRSRAFMPPGTVSPFITRFDAGSVPVGYLVLSSETRTVGDIQDQALFRVRPMFAALPGVSAPPPFGGSQRSVVIRLDPERLRAYSMSPNEVISALTSGNVISPSGNIRIDDEMPIVPVNSLVKNIDELLAIPIRPGVDPTVYLRDVGTVADSSDLTVGYALVDGRRAVYILVTKRAEASTLSVVRNVKNALPEMQAVLPDDIRVSFEFDQSPTVTNAIESVGVEGLLGAGLIGVMVLVFLRDWRSAVVIVLNIPIAIAAALFALWLTGQTMNLMTLGGLALAIGVLVDESTVAIENIHVRMRKDSSLATAVKRGTSETAAPRFLAMLCILAVFIPSFFMEGSARALFVPMSLAVGFAMIASYILSSTFVPVMTTWIVRQKHTGASDAQSRRPTAFDHFAGGYAGLVRGLTRIAPVVVMVYLVGAGVVAYGVGRHLGLEIFPSVDAGRFQLRLKAPPGTRVEKTEQIIRDVLATIEDEVGRDAIEISVGYAGLIPSSYPINAIYQWTGGPEEAMLRVALNQGTGIQIEELKRTLRERLKTEMPSVAFSFEPADIVSDVMSFGSPTPVEVAVSGPDFADVRQHAEQIRAELSTTPGLSDVRYGQTLDYPSVQVTIDREKAGLSGITPEEIARSLVTATWSSRFVVPNYWPDPKSGIGYQVQIEIPYQEMTSLEDIRTLPIRQAQGDGVPLLLRDVASVERSTVPGQFDRYNMKRTLTLTANLAGMDLGRASGAVDRAIEQAGEPPKGVTVAVRGQLVPLREILSGLSIGLGMSIVVIVLVLTANFQSVRLALVAVAAGPAVIAGVVVGLWVTDTTVNIQSFLGTIMVFGVAVSNAILLVTFAEQSRVVEGLSARDAAVAGAQARLRAILMTSGTMIVGMLPMALGLGEGGDQTAPLGRAVIGGLSFATLSTLFVLPSVFTLIQGRMGRDSSSLDPDDPDSPHYVGVPAPHLGSAPLSGGTSLETERVISHSTPPPAAPPLGQASTEPTSQPPHPSPPSGTNGDTGATS, from the coding sequence ATGCAACGTCCGTTCACGGTGATGGTGGCGGTCGTTGCCGTGGCTCTGGGAAGTTTGCTCGCGGCATCCCGGATGCCAATCGACATCTTTCCGAATCTGAATCTGCCCGTCGTCTATGTTTGCCAGCCCTATGGCGGCATGGACCCAGCCCAGATGGAGGGATTGCTCACAAATTATTATGAGTATCACTTCCTGTACATCAACGGAATTCACCACGTGGAATCCAAGAATGTGCAGGGAATGGCGATCATGAAGCTCTTTTTCCACCCCGGAACGAACATGGCGCAGGCGATGGCGGAAACCATCGGCTACGTCACGCGATCGAGAGCCTTTATGCCCCCTGGCACCGTCTCCCCGTTCATCACCCGCTTTGACGCGGGAAGTGTTCCGGTGGGCTACCTCGTGCTATCGAGTGAGACTCGGACGGTTGGAGACATCCAGGATCAGGCGTTATTTCGGGTTCGGCCCATGTTCGCGGCGCTGCCGGGCGTGTCAGCTCCCCCGCCGTTCGGAGGAAGTCAGAGGAGCGTGGTCATTCGGCTCGACCCAGAACGGCTGCGGGCGTACTCGATGTCGCCGAATGAAGTGATCAGCGCGCTCACCTCCGGAAATGTAATCAGTCCTTCGGGAAACATCCGGATCGACGATGAGATGCCCATTGTTCCGGTGAACTCACTCGTCAAAAACATCGACGAATTACTTGCTATTCCCATCCGGCCCGGGGTCGATCCAACGGTCTACCTCCGTGATGTAGGGACGGTCGCCGATTCAAGTGACCTTACGGTGGGATATGCGCTTGTGGATGGAAGGCGAGCGGTATACATCCTTGTGACGAAGCGGGCCGAGGCATCCACGCTCTCCGTTGTTCGGAATGTGAAGAATGCTCTGCCGGAGATGCAGGCAGTCCTCCCGGACGACATCCGCGTGAGCTTCGAGTTCGATCAGTCACCGACCGTGACCAACGCGATCGAGTCGGTGGGGGTTGAGGGGTTGCTCGGGGCCGGGCTGATCGGGGTGATGGTCCTGGTCTTTCTGAGAGACTGGAGGAGCGCGGTCGTCATTGTTCTGAACATTCCCATCGCCATCGCGGCCGCGCTGTTCGCACTCTGGTTGACCGGCCAGACGATGAACTTGATGACACTCGGTGGCCTGGCCCTGGCCATTGGCGTTCTGGTCGATGAGTCGACAGTCGCAATCGAAAATATTCATGTGCGGATGAGAAAGGATTCCTCCCTTGCAACCGCCGTGAAACGAGGGACCTCGGAAACGGCAGCGCCACGGTTCCTGGCGATGCTCTGCATTTTGGCTGTCTTCATCCCGTCGTTTTTTATGGAAGGATCTGCCAGGGCACTTTTCGTGCCGATGTCGCTGGCTGTCGGCTTCGCAATGATTGCGTCCTACATTCTCTCCAGCACGTTTGTTCCCGTGATGACGACGTGGATCGTTCGACAGAAGCACACAGGAGCGAGTGATGCTCAGTCGAGGCGCCCTACCGCCTTCGACCACTTTGCCGGCGGCTACGCAGGCTTGGTTCGGGGGCTGACGCGCATCGCCCCAGTGGTCGTGATGGTTTATCTCGTCGGCGCCGGGGTGGTCGCCTATGGCGTTGGTCGTCACCTTGGCCTGGAGATCTTCCCAAGTGTCGATGCTGGCAGATTCCAACTGAGATTGAAAGCGCCGCCCGGAACTCGAGTGGAGAAGACCGAACAGATCATCCGAGACGTGCTCGCGACCATTGAAGACGAGGTGGGCCGAGACGCAATCGAAATCTCGGTCGGATATGCTGGTCTGATTCCCTCAAGCTATCCAATTAATGCAATCTATCAATGGACAGGAGGTCCAGAAGAGGCGATGCTCCGAGTTGCCCTGAACCAGGGAACCGGCATCCAAATTGAGGAGTTGAAACGCACGCTCCGCGAACGCCTGAAGACCGAGATGCCCTCGGTCGCCTTCTCGTTTGAACCGGCCGATATCGTCAGTGATGTCATGAGCTTCGGCTCTCCCACGCCGGTCGAGGTTGCCGTCAGCGGCCCTGACTTCGCCGACGTGCGACAGCATGCCGAACAGATCCGGGCCGAGCTGAGCACAACACCAGGCTTAAGCGACGTGCGTTACGGCCAAACACTCGATTATCCTTCTGTTCAGGTGACGATCGATCGTGAGAAAGCGGGTTTGAGTGGAATCACCCCCGAAGAAATCGCCCGGTCGTTGGTCACGGCGACCTGGTCCAGCCGCTTCGTCGTGCCGAACTACTGGCCCGACCCAAAGTCGGGGATCGGTTATCAGGTCCAGATCGAGATCCCGTATCAGGAAATGACTTCGCTTGAGGATATCAGGACCCTTCCAATCCGTCAGGCTCAGGGAGATGGAGTTCCACTCCTTCTCCGCGATGTGGCCAGCGTCGAGCGCTCCACCGTGCCCGGACAGTTCGATCGCTACAATATGAAACGGACCCTGACCCTGACGGCCAATCTAGCTGGAATGGATCTCGGCCGCGCATCCGGGGCAGTCGATCGCGCGATTGAACAAGCCGGTGAACCACCGAAAGGTGTGACGGTGGCGGTGCGGGGCCAACTTGTCCCACTTCGCGAGATTCTGAGCGGCCTTTCGATTGGCCTGGGCATGTCCATCGTGGTCATCGTCTTGGTGCTGACTGCGAATTTTCAGTCGGTTCGTCTGGCCCTGGTCGCGGTCGCTGCCGGGCCGGCGGTCATCGCTGGAGTGGTCGTGGGATTGTGGGTGACCGACACCACGGTGAACATTCAGTCATTCCTGGGAACGATCATGGTCTTCGGCGTGGCGGTCTCCAACGCGATCCTCCTGGTGACCTTCGCCGAGCAAAGCCGGGTCGTCGAGGGGCTCTCTGCCCGGGATGCCGCCGTGGCCGGTGCTCAGGCTCGACTTCGGGCAATCCTGATGACTAGTGGCACGATGATTGTCGGAATGTTGCCGATGGCATTGGGACTCGGGGAGGGAGGGGATCAGACAGCTCCGCTGGGACGCGCCGTGATCGGTGGACTCTCCTTCGCCACTCTCTCGACCCTGTTCGTTCTCCCCAGCGTTTTCACGCTCATCCAGGGCCGGATGGGGCGCGACTCCTCGTCGCTCGATCCGGATGATCCGGACAGTCCGCACTACGTCGGAGTTCCTGCGCCTCACCTCGGCTCTGCTCCCCTGAGTGGCGGAACGAGCCTCGAAACCGAGAGGGTGATCTCGCATTCAACCCCGCCTCCTGCCGCTCCGCCACTCGGTCAGGCGTCTACCGAACCGACTTCTCAACCGCCTCATCCTTCTCCCCCAAGCGGGACCAACGGCGACACGGGAGCCACGTCATGA
- a CDS encoding carbon-nitrogen hydrolase family protein: MNTLIRDQQPRPGTAFSWVAAFVLLTGSASTVSASETTEERESKPSSIMRVAAAQPKNRTIDFRLTPSEVLDRVDGSLEELEQIVHTAGARGCDVLAFPEDTLGLLNWEAANSELLEEVLPVAVARMLSRLGKAASEHRMYLVLCNDAIDKDGYLYNMAFLIGRDGQEIGRYRKVNLPMAEQSRRRGNDFPVFPTPDLGTVGMLICYDMVFPEAARCLALQGADLVFHPTLGGAAIGDEEISLAAFRTRAVENFMYLVVANRGQGSMILAPTGKILATAEGPDALAIADIDPLGGREGGDAMNLQADMRGRLFRERVPDAYKLLTDPEPPILEKVRSNITPEEAIRIMATVLTTGESRFNEAVALARSGRTEEAIRLFEQLCSECRTSWIDRAAQRYLKELRRQESSSRP, translated from the coding sequence ATGAACACCCTGATTCGGGATCAACAACCACGACCAGGAACCGCGTTCAGCTGGGTCGCAGCGTTCGTGTTGTTGACCGGTTCGGCCTCAACGGTTTCGGCCTCGGAGACGACCGAGGAACGTGAGTCGAAACCATCCTCGATCATGAGAGTGGCCGCGGCCCAGCCAAAGAATCGAACGATCGATTTCCGGTTGACCCCTTCGGAGGTTCTCGATCGCGTTGACGGCTCGCTTGAAGAACTGGAACAAATCGTTCATACGGCTGGTGCGAGGGGCTGCGATGTCCTGGCGTTTCCGGAAGACACCCTTGGACTTCTCAACTGGGAAGCGGCCAATTCGGAATTGCTGGAGGAAGTCCTTCCCGTTGCCGTGGCTCGGATGCTCTCGCGGCTCGGCAAGGCGGCGTCCGAGCACCGGATGTATTTGGTCCTCTGCAATGACGCGATCGACAAAGACGGCTATTTGTATAACATGGCATTTTTGATTGGCCGAGACGGTCAGGAGATCGGCCGATATCGCAAAGTGAACCTGCCAATGGCCGAGCAATCGCGCCGTCGAGGAAATGATTTCCCGGTGTTCCCGACACCGGACCTGGGAACGGTTGGGATGCTGATCTGTTATGACATGGTATTCCCCGAGGCGGCGCGGTGTCTTGCCTTGCAGGGAGCCGATCTTGTCTTCCATCCGACGCTCGGTGGAGCGGCCATCGGTGACGAGGAGATCAGCCTGGCAGCGTTTCGCACGCGTGCAGTGGAAAACTTCATGTATCTGGTCGTGGCCAATCGCGGTCAGGGAAGCATGATTCTCGCTCCCACGGGCAAGATTCTCGCGACCGCGGAGGGTCCGGATGCACTGGCGATCGCCGACATCGATCCTTTAGGCGGCCGTGAAGGCGGTGATGCCATGAACCTTCAGGCGGATATGCGCGGGCGGTTGTTCCGAGAACGGGTTCCAGACGCTTACAAGCTCCTGACCGATCCCGAACCTCCGATCCTGGAAAAGGTTCGGTCGAACATCACGCCCGAGGAGGCGATTCGTATCATGGCAACCGTGTTGACGACGGGAGAGTCGCGATTTAACGAGGCTGTTGCCCTCGCACGATCAGGCCGCACTGAAGAGGCGATCCGATTGTTTGAACAGCTTTGCAGCGAGTGCCGGACCTCCTGGATCGACCGCGCCGCCCAGAGGTACCTCAAGGAGCTTCGCAGACAGGAATCCTCATCCCGTCCCTGA
- a CDS encoding PadR family transcriptional regulator, which translates to MSELLTKLFFGGFVRMHVLYHAVKEPIFGAEMIEELNRHGYQVGPGTLYPMLHQMLESGFLTVSVETVNGKQRKYYRATSEGALALEEAKSKLRELVSEVLHDQVPEDWTRRADAPDRDG; encoded by the coding sequence ATGAGCGAATTGCTCACCAAACTCTTCTTTGGCGGTTTTGTGCGGATGCACGTGCTGTACCACGCCGTCAAGGAACCGATCTTCGGCGCCGAGATGATTGAGGAGTTGAACCGGCATGGTTATCAGGTCGGGCCTGGAACACTCTATCCGATGCTCCACCAAATGCTGGAATCGGGATTCCTGACTGTTTCCGTCGAAACGGTCAATGGGAAGCAACGCAAGTATTACAGAGCGACTTCCGAGGGAGCCCTGGCCCTTGAGGAAGCCAAATCCAAGCTCCGTGAATTGGTTTCCGAGGTGTTGCACGATCAGGTTCCTGAAGACTGGACGCGACGGGCCGATGCTCCCGATCGAGACGGTTAA
- a CDS encoding sulfurtransferase: protein MMNAPLFVLILLGPLTPINPLNDGDQGQVARLLSFDEVEARLDDPDFVLLDVRPREDYDAGHLPGAVWIDTKEVERLAGEPGGLQDPDRWKTWIKRLGLTPDSAVYIYDANRQKDAARFWWLVGYLGVDEVGLINGGFPLWESEGRPVSTESVRVEPRDFPVTLRVDRHADRDTVLDAIRTGSAQVIDARSDAEFLGQVARSNRGGHVPTACHIEWSTLVDDEGRFLPEETVRPRLNAIGLEPGKPVITHCQGGGRASVDAFVLQRLGFPSRNYYLGWSDWGNAEETPVATNPQP, encoded by the coding sequence ATGATGAACGCCCCGCTCTTCGTTCTGATCCTGCTTGGACCGCTCACGCCGATCAACCCCCTGAACGATGGAGATCAGGGACAGGTTGCTCGGCTGCTCAGCTTCGATGAGGTTGAAGCTCGGCTCGACGATCCGGATTTCGTCCTGCTCGATGTCCGACCTCGCGAGGATTACGACGCGGGTCACCTTCCCGGGGCGGTCTGGATTGATACCAAGGAGGTTGAGCGACTGGCGGGTGAGCCGGGAGGGTTGCAGGACCCTGATCGATGGAAGACCTGGATCAAACGGCTTGGTCTGACCCCCGATTCGGCTGTTTACATCTACGATGCGAACCGTCAGAAAGATGCCGCCCGGTTCTGGTGGCTCGTCGGCTACCTGGGGGTCGATGAGGTGGGCCTGATCAACGGAGGCTTTCCGCTCTGGGAGTCGGAAGGGCGTCCCGTTTCGACCGAATCCGTACGTGTCGAACCTCGAGACTTCCCGGTCACCCTCCGAGTGGATCGTCATGCGGATCGGGACACGGTCCTCGACGCGATCCGAACCGGATCGGCGCAGGTCATTGATGCCCGAAGCGATGCCGAATTTCTCGGCCAGGTTGCCCGCTCGAATCGAGGGGGACATGTGCCAACCGCCTGTCACATCGAGTGGAGCACGCTTGTGGATGATGAGGGGCGTTTCCTTCCCGAAGAGACCGTTCGACCTCGATTGAACGCCATCGGCCTGGAACCAGGAAAGCCGGTGATCACCCACTGCCAGGGGGGAGGTCGCGCTTCGGTTGATGCGTTTGTGCTTCAACGTCTCGGCTTTCCGAGCCGGAACTACTATCTCGGTTGGTCCGACTGGGGAAATGCTGAAGAAACCCCGGTTGCCACCAATCCTCAACCTTGA
- a CDS encoding efflux RND transporter periplasmic adaptor subunit, with protein MMRLRFHPRRGLSIAMVVPGLATLTGCGSAGDAVPLQAQTTSEAPTPRVSTVLPERGTIRRVTSEPGQIEAFETTDLLAKVAGYVRSLAVDIGDPVEAGQVLAELDAPELEAELDRKQAHLEQDAADLDRARAMVEVAQAAVATAQAGIQEARAATRRSEAEIDRWQAEYDRIDRLVSERAVTEGLRDETLSKLEAARASRDEVEAQIQLAEAVLLQAEAERARALADVRVGEAHVRVAEADVRHAEAMKSFTRIVAPFNGIVTKRFVDTGHLTDPGGSRDPLLSIARTDIVRVVVGVPEVDAPLVDVGDRAEIRVQALGGRTFEGTVTRASWALDRATRTLRAEIDLENSDRTLQAGLYVYVSIVAEQRDEVLTLPLSAVLTDDEGQSSSVVIVDGRIQRRALELGLSDGTRVEVRAGLKEGEPVVTSDPSAFDDGQAVEVIEASF; from the coding sequence ATGATGCGTTTGCGATTCCACCCGAGACGAGGGCTGAGCATTGCGATGGTGGTTCCTGGACTTGCAACACTCACGGGTTGCGGATCCGCCGGTGATGCCGTCCCGCTTCAAGCCCAGACCACCTCTGAGGCTCCAACGCCACGGGTCTCCACCGTCTTACCCGAACGGGGAACAATTCGCCGAGTCACGAGCGAACCTGGCCAGATCGAGGCATTCGAAACCACTGACCTCCTGGCGAAAGTTGCCGGCTATGTTCGGAGCCTGGCCGTAGACATTGGAGACCCGGTTGAGGCCGGTCAAGTCCTTGCCGAACTCGACGCTCCGGAACTGGAAGCGGAGCTTGACCGCAAACAGGCACACCTGGAACAGGACGCCGCCGACCTCGACCGGGCCCGGGCGATGGTCGAGGTTGCTCAAGCGGCTGTTGCCACCGCTCAGGCCGGGATTCAGGAGGCCAGGGCCGCCACGCGACGCTCCGAAGCTGAGATTGACCGCTGGCAGGCGGAATATGATCGGATCGACCGCCTCGTCAGCGAGCGAGCCGTCACGGAGGGACTCCGCGACGAAACGCTCAGTAAACTCGAAGCAGCACGCGCCTCCCGAGACGAGGTCGAAGCCCAGATTCAACTCGCGGAAGCGGTTCTCCTTCAAGCCGAGGCTGAGCGCGCGCGAGCGCTGGCCGATGTTCGTGTCGGCGAGGCCCACGTTCGGGTTGCCGAGGCAGACGTCCGGCACGCCGAAGCCATGAAATCTTTCACCCGAATCGTGGCACCCTTCAACGGGATTGTTACGAAGCGCTTCGTCGACACTGGTCACCTGACGGATCCCGGTGGTTCCCGCGATCCGTTACTCTCGATCGCACGAACCGACATCGTTCGAGTGGTCGTCGGCGTGCCTGAGGTCGATGCTCCCTTGGTCGATGTGGGAGACCGGGCCGAGATCCGGGTTCAGGCGCTCGGCGGCCGAACATTCGAGGGAACGGTGACCCGCGCGTCCTGGGCACTCGATCGTGCCACCCGGACCCTCCGAGCCGAGATCGACCTGGAAAACTCCGATCGCACGCTTCAGGCCGGACTCTACGTCTACGTTTCCATTGTTGCGGAACAACGCGACGAGGTCCTAACGCTTCCACTATCCGCGGTACTGACCGATGACGAGGGCCAGTCCTCCAGCGTGGTGATCGTCGATGGTCGAATCCAGCGGCGAGCGCTCGAACTCGGACTGAGTGATGGGACTCGGGTTGAGGTTCGAGCCGGCCTCAAGGAAGGAGAGCCGGTTGTCACCTCCGACCCCTCCGCGTTCGACGACGGTCAGGCTGTCGAGGTCATCGAGGCGTCGTTCTGA
- a CDS encoding Gfo/Idh/MocA family protein → MSKSTRRRFFEESMIAAAAAAGVATASRPQRLLAQDAKADAPNDRIRHAVLGCRIRGRVHAAQFGRQEGVEIAYVCDPDRTLAEELADTVEKDQGRRPKAVQDLRVVNDDPSVDTVSIATPNHWHALAAIWAMQAGKDVYVEKPVSHTVSEGRRMVQVAEETGRICQAGTQNRSSGALAAAAEYIRDGKLGDVTFARTIIYGQRGSIGPRGTYELPAHVDYNLFLGPAAYEPLTRPRLHYDWHWDWNTGNGELGNNNIHYVDICRWLMDLTGLGNSVLSLGGRLGYEDAGETPNTQMVVHSFPSSTIIQEVRGLKTDPFSTKFQAGSIVHGSEGFIAGSSLFDLDGNLVQTFEGPSVNHFANFIQAVRSGRRDELKADILEGHLSSALCHVGNFSYRLGKKLPPQEIASKLETYALHDEVLRTFERMVDHLRDNEVNLEQTPLTAGPLLSIDSDQERFTDSSEANSLLTREGRSPFVVPGIQNV, encoded by the coding sequence ATGTCAAAATCCACGCGTCGGCGATTCTTTGAAGAATCGATGATTGCTGCGGCAGCGGCGGCGGGCGTTGCGACGGCTTCTCGGCCTCAGCGGCTCCTGGCCCAGGACGCAAAAGCGGACGCTCCCAACGACAGGATCAGACATGCGGTGCTGGGCTGCCGCATTCGCGGCCGTGTTCATGCCGCGCAGTTCGGACGGCAAGAGGGAGTCGAAATCGCTTACGTGTGCGATCCCGATCGGACGCTTGCCGAAGAACTTGCCGACACGGTTGAGAAGGACCAGGGGCGCCGGCCGAAGGCAGTTCAGGACCTACGAGTCGTCAACGACGACCCCTCGGTAGATACGGTCTCGATCGCGACACCGAACCACTGGCATGCTCTGGCTGCGATCTGGGCCATGCAAGCCGGAAAAGATGTCTACGTGGAAAAGCCGGTCAGCCACACCGTCAGCGAAGGGCGCCGAATGGTTCAGGTTGCCGAGGAAACCGGCCGGATCTGCCAGGCGGGGACCCAGAATCGCTCCAGTGGCGCCCTGGCCGCCGCCGCAGAATATATCCGGGATGGCAAGCTCGGTGATGTGACCTTCGCACGAACCATTATCTACGGCCAGCGAGGGAGTATCGGGCCACGAGGGACGTACGAGTTGCCCGCCCATGTCGATTACAACCTGTTCCTGGGGCCGGCCGCATATGAGCCGCTGACCCGTCCAAGATTGCACTATGATTGGCACTGGGACTGGAACACAGGCAACGGCGAGCTTGGCAACAACAACATTCATTATGTGGACATTTGCCGATGGCTAATGGATCTGACCGGCCTGGGAAACTCGGTGCTCAGTCTTGGCGGCCGACTCGGTTATGAGGATGCGGGAGAGACGCCGAATACGCAGATGGTCGTTCACTCTTTCCCCTCGAGCACCATTATTCAGGAAGTGCGTGGGCTCAAGACCGATCCCTTCAGCACCAAGTTCCAGGCCGGCTCCATTGTCCACGGGAGCGAGGGGTTCATCGCGGGATCGTCGCTGTTCGACCTGGATGGGAATCTCGTCCAGACGTTTGAAGGCCCGTCGGTCAATCACTTTGCCAACTTCATCCAGGCGGTTCGAAGCGGTCGGCGAGACGAACTGAAGGCCGACATTCTGGAGGGGCATCTTTCGAGTGCGCTCTGCCATGTCGGCAACTTCTCGTACCGCCTTGGGAAGAAACTTCCCCCGCAGGAGATTGCCAGCAAGCTCGAAACGTACGCGCTCCACGACGAGGTCCTCCGAACCTTCGAGCGGATGGTGGATCACCTTCGCGACAACGAAGTCAACCTGGAGCAAACCCCGCTGACAGCTGGACCATTACTGTCCATCGACTCGGATCAGGAACGATTTACAGATTCTTCCGAGGCCAATTCCTTGCTCACTCGAGAGGGTCGTTCACCCTTTGTTGTGCCGGGAATCCAGAACGTGTGA
- a CDS encoding TolC family protein — translation MESVRRNATRAAQKRTMLGLLMLCVLPEGSADPSHAAQEPFDPPRIELREGMPSALSRVRADAPSLEIRNDLPPLPPVGTSRSTDIRLRDDPGSPLVPDQPVLPIDLANALRLAGARDIEIQIARQRVAEALGELQLARSAWLPSIFYGPQWMRHDGQAQIVEGPVQTISKSSLFVGGMAALGDGISGPVPAGGPPNVGGFSTILRLSDAIFLPMAARRVVDAERAGVSVAVNNAILGVAEAYFDLQAAAGRLSIASEAARNAEVLVELTSSFAESGLGLEADYRRSLVERDLQRREVAEAVGMLEIASAELIRRTRLDPSILVAPVEPPESILRLIPDDTPPDALITTALLNRPELAEQRKFVEATLIRLKQARLRPFVPSLSTRVSGGGYGGGRNDFFGNFDGRFDTDVNVFWELRGLGVGDAAYMKMANARNQEAKLRVLQIQDRVAAEVIQAEKMRLAAARQITEAERAVPDAIRSLELNLANIRRGAGLPEATRPIEVLQPIQALARARQEYLDSVLDYNRSQFRLYAAMGRPETLPSAATPTEWILPPAVDVADPIGPPILPETSR, via the coding sequence ATGGAATCCGTTCGACGGAACGCAACCCGAGCGGCTCAAAAACGAACGATGCTCGGCCTGCTCATGCTGTGTGTCCTCCCCGAAGGATCGGCTGACCCGTCCCATGCCGCTCAGGAGCCCTTTGACCCGCCGAGAATCGAATTGAGAGAGGGGATGCCCTCTGCACTCAGCAGGGTGCGCGCGGATGCCCCGTCGTTGGAAATTCGGAACGACCTCCCTCCCTTACCGCCGGTTGGCACCAGCCGTTCGACGGACATTCGTTTACGAGACGATCCGGGATCGCCACTGGTCCCTGACCAGCCCGTCTTGCCGATCGATCTTGCCAATGCCTTGCGGTTGGCCGGGGCCCGCGACATCGAAATTCAGATTGCCAGGCAACGGGTTGCCGAGGCGCTGGGAGAGCTTCAGCTGGCCCGCTCCGCCTGGCTTCCGAGCATCTTCTACGGTCCTCAATGGATGCGTCACGACGGTCAGGCGCAAATCGTTGAAGGACCGGTTCAGACCATTAGCAAAAGCAGCCTCTTTGTCGGCGGGATGGCGGCGTTGGGTGACGGAATTTCCGGCCCGGTTCCGGCAGGCGGACCGCCGAACGTGGGAGGGTTCTCAACCATCCTGAGACTCTCCGACGCGATCTTCCTTCCCATGGCCGCCCGTCGGGTGGTTGATGCGGAACGGGCCGGTGTCTCGGTCGCGGTCAACAATGCGATTCTCGGGGTGGCCGAAGCATACTTTGATCTTCAGGCCGCCGCGGGAAGGCTCTCTATCGCATCGGAGGCTGCCAGGAATGCCGAGGTCCTGGTCGAACTGACCAGTTCGTTCGCCGAGTCGGGACTTGGCCTCGAAGCGGATTATCGTCGGAGCCTAGTCGAGCGGGATCTCCAACGCAGGGAAGTCGCCGAGGCCGTTGGAATGCTCGAAATAGCTTCCGCCGAGCTGATCCGCCGGACCCGGCTCGACCCGAGCATCCTTGTCGCACCCGTTGAACCTCCTGAGTCGATCCTCCGCCTGATTCCTGACGACACTCCACCAGATGCGTTAATCACCACTGCCCTGTTGAACCGTCCTGAACTGGCCGAGCAACGCAAATTCGTCGAGGCGACCCTCATTCGTTTGAAGCAGGCCCGCTTACGTCCCTTTGTGCCTAGCCTCTCGACCAGGGTTTCCGGAGGCGGTTACGGCGGCGGTCGAAATGACTTTTTCGGCAATTTTGACGGACGCTTCGATACCGACGTGAATGTCTTCTGGGAACTCCGGGGACTTGGGGTCGGTGACGCGGCTTACATGAAGATGGCCAATGCCCGCAATCAGGAGGCAAAGCTTCGCGTTCTCCAGATCCAGGACCGAGTGGCCGCCGAGGTGATTCAGGCGGAGAAGATGCGGCTTGCAGCCGCCCGACAGATCACTGAGGCCGAACGGGCGGTGCCCGACGCCATTCGCTCACTCGAATTGAATTTGGCCAATATTCGCCGAGGAGCGGGCCTTCCCGAAGCGACCCGCCCCATTGAGGTCCTCCAGCCGATTCAGGCCCTCGCCCGAGCCAGACAGGAATATCTCGATTCAGTGCTCGACTACAATCGAAGCCAATTCCGCCTCTACGCTGCGATGGGAAGGCCCGAAACCTTGCCATCTGCCGCGACTCCAACCGAGTGGATCCTTCCCCCCGCGGTGGATGTCGCTGACCCGATCGGCCCCCCAATCCTCCCGGAAACCTCCCGTTGA